A region of Pseudomonas putida DNA encodes the following proteins:
- the rmuC gene encoding DNA recombination protein RmuC has product MLEERLNAAQLSQAGLQAQLDASRDEVSDLSEANTVKQAQLAAQGRELELLQIDRDNARDAAHAWSLERANREAELRRLEAQAARLEAELREQQENHQQRLEDLQEARDTLRAQFSDLATKIFDEREQRFAQTSQQHLGQLLDPLKDRIQAFEKRVEESYQQEARERFSLGKELERLQQLNQRLSDEATNLTQALKGQKTQGNWGEMILERVLEHAGLEKGREYQTQVSLKSADGERFQPDVLIMLPGDKQVVVDAKVSLTAYQQFVGSNDEAALKQHVQSLRSHVKGLSSKDYNRLEGLHSLDFVLLFVPIEAAFSAALQAEPNLFQEAFDRHIVIVSPTTLLATLRVIDSLWKQERQGQNAREIAERAGWLYDKFVLFIQDLDELGNRLQQVDKAYAAARNKLCEGRGNLVSRSEQLKLLGARASKSLPADLLERALSDEALPDEAVTEPGSDAD; this is encoded by the coding sequence CTGCTCGAAGAGCGCCTCAACGCTGCCCAGTTGTCCCAGGCCGGGTTGCAGGCGCAGCTGGACGCCAGCCGCGACGAAGTCAGCGACCTCAGTGAAGCCAACACCGTGAAGCAAGCCCAGCTTGCGGCCCAGGGCCGTGAGCTGGAGTTGCTGCAGATCGACCGCGACAATGCCCGCGATGCCGCCCATGCCTGGAGCCTCGAACGCGCCAACCGTGAAGCCGAGCTGCGCCGCCTGGAAGCCCAAGCTGCACGCCTGGAGGCGGAACTGCGCGAGCAGCAGGAGAACCACCAGCAGCGCCTCGAAGACCTGCAAGAGGCCCGCGATACTCTGCGTGCCCAGTTCTCCGACTTGGCCACGAAGATCTTCGACGAGCGCGAGCAGCGCTTTGCCCAGACCAGCCAGCAGCACCTGGGCCAGTTGCTCGACCCGCTCAAGGATCGCATTCAGGCCTTTGAAAAGCGTGTAGAGGAAAGCTACCAGCAGGAAGCGCGCGAGCGTTTCTCCCTCGGCAAGGAGCTGGAGCGTTTGCAGCAGCTCAACCAGCGCCTGTCCGATGAAGCCACCAACCTCACCCAGGCCCTGAAGGGCCAGAAAACCCAAGGCAACTGGGGCGAGATGATCCTTGAGCGGGTACTGGAGCACGCGGGCCTTGAGAAGGGCCGCGAATACCAGACCCAGGTCAGCCTCAAGAGCGCCGATGGCGAGCGCTTCCAGCCTGATGTGCTGATCATGTTGCCCGGCGACAAGCAGGTGGTGGTTGACGCCAAGGTCAGCCTCACGGCTTACCAGCAGTTTGTCGGCAGCAATGACGAGGCGGCGCTCAAGCAGCACGTGCAGTCATTGCGCAGCCACGTCAAAGGCCTTTCGAGCAAGGATTACAACCGCCTGGAAGGCCTGCACAGCCTCGACTTCGTGCTGCTTTTCGTACCTATTGAGGCGGCATTCTCGGCCGCCCTGCAGGCTGAGCCCAACCTGTTCCAGGAAGCCTTCGACCGGCACATCGTGATTGTCAGCCCGACCACGCTGCTGGCTACCCTGCGGGTGATTGACAGCCTGTGGAAGCAGGAGCGCCAAGGCCAGAACGCCCGCGAGATTGCCGAGCGCGCCGGCTGGCTGTACGACAAGTTTGTGCTGTTCATCCAGGACCTGGACGAGCTGGGCAACCGCTTGCAGCAGGTGGACAAGGCCTACGCCGCAGCGCGCAACAAGCTGTGCGAAGGGCGTGGCAACCTGGTCAGCCGCAGCGAGCAGCTCAAGTTGCTTGGCGCCCGTGCCAGCAAGAGCCTGCCGGCAGACCTGCTGGAGCGGGCCCTGTCCGATGAGGCCCTGCCGGACGAAGCGGTTACTGAACCAGGCTCAGATGCCGATTGA
- a CDS encoding tetratricopeptide repeat protein: MKFRGKHLANPVDPSSAPPPKRFSLKVALWLLDSPRLGDKPQVKHLAGRLLKQPARQGVVVAQSRLGQMLCRDCGNARDRRIGHELLRQAARAGDRRAQLEYARLCQANEPDQARYWLELAAAQGSQEARRLLGQWFSG, translated from the coding sequence ATGAAGTTTCGCGGTAAACACCTCGCCAACCCTGTTGATCCCTCGTCAGCGCCCCCACCCAAACGCTTTTCCCTGAAAGTGGCCCTGTGGCTGCTCGACAGCCCGCGCCTGGGTGACAAGCCTCAGGTCAAGCACCTGGCTGGGCGCTTGCTGAAACAACCGGCACGCCAGGGCGTGGTGGTGGCCCAAAGCCGGCTGGGGCAGATGCTGTGCCGGGATTGTGGCAACGCCCGGGATCGGCGTATCGGCCACGAATTGCTGCGCCAGGCTGCCCGCGCCGGTGATCGGCGTGCGCAGCTGGAGTATGCCCGGCTGTGCCAGGCCAACGAGCCGGACCAGGCCCGCTACTGGTTGGAGCTGGCTGCAGCGCAGGGCTCGCAGGAAGCGCGGCGGCTGCTGGGGCAGTGGTTTTCGGGTTGA
- a CDS encoding OmpP1/FadL family transporter codes for MKKVMLKTSLGVAVALASSQLLASGFALNEQSISSMGTGFAGRSSSAEDASTVFGNPAGMSRLKREQITVGGAAVIAKSDISGRGSNLGGETDGDMVPVVGVPMGYYVKPIDDHWSVGFGVYVPFGLVTDYGSDDAARYWGKKSHVEVVTFQPTVSYAFNDKVSIGFGPTINRIKGELGSSLINPFTPGRNDGEVKIKGDDTAVGYNIGILVQATDSTRVGLTYHSMVDYKLEGKTRVSTPLIGPFNGNKFDATLKIKTPESVDLSVTHELDDQWTLYAGSTWTRWSRLEAITVQNDVPAPLAGSAFQTISEEQNWHDTWAHAIGASYKVNKEWVLRTGFTVDQSPTNNHDRSPRIPTGDRKVFSLGAGWSPSEDMTIDVAYSYLWEEDTKVNQVSATKGSYQAKYENSAHGVGASLTYRF; via the coding sequence ATGAAAAAAGTAATGCTCAAAACCTCCCTCGGCGTAGCCGTTGCGCTTGCTTCCAGCCAACTGCTCGCCAGCGGCTTTGCCCTGAACGAACAGAGCATCAGCAGCATGGGGACAGGTTTCGCGGGACGTTCTTCTTCTGCCGAAGATGCCAGCACCGTGTTTGGCAACCCAGCCGGCATGTCCCGCCTCAAGCGCGAACAAATCACCGTGGGCGGCGCCGCCGTCATCGCCAAGTCCGACATCTCGGGCCGTGGCAGCAACCTCGGGGGGGAAACCGACGGTGACATGGTGCCAGTCGTTGGCGTACCGATGGGTTACTACGTCAAGCCGATCGATGATCACTGGAGCGTCGGTTTCGGCGTCTACGTGCCCTTCGGCCTGGTCACCGACTACGGCAGCGACGATGCCGCCCGCTACTGGGGCAAAAAGAGCCACGTCGAAGTCGTCACCTTCCAGCCAACCGTCAGCTACGCCTTCAACGACAAGGTCTCGATCGGTTTCGGTCCAACCATCAACCGCATCAAGGGTGAGCTGGGTTCGAGCCTGATCAACCCGTTCACCCCTGGCCGCAACGACGGCGAAGTGAAGATCAAGGGCGATGACACCGCCGTGGGCTACAACATCGGCATCCTGGTACAGGCCACCGACAGCACCCGCGTCGGCCTGACCTATCACTCGATGGTCGACTACAAGCTCGAAGGCAAGACCCGCGTCAGCACCCCGTTGATCGGGCCGTTCAACGGCAACAAGTTCGATGCGACCCTGAAGATCAAGACGCCAGAGTCCGTCGACCTTTCGGTCACCCACGAACTCGACGACCAGTGGACCCTGTACGCAGGCAGCACCTGGACCCGCTGGAGCCGCCTGGAAGCCATCACCGTGCAGAACGATGTACCGGCGCCACTGGCAGGTTCGGCATTCCAGACCATCAGCGAAGAGCAGAACTGGCACGACACCTGGGCACACGCCATTGGCGCGTCCTACAAGGTCAACAAGGAGTGGGTGCTGCGCACCGGCTTCACCGTCGACCAGTCGCCAACCAACAACCACGACCGTTCACCGCGCATCCCGACGGGCGATCGCAAGGTGTTCAGCCTGGGCGCCGGTTGGAGCCCGAGCGAGGACATGACCATCGACGTGGCCTACTCCTACCTGTGGGAGGAAGACACCAAGGTCAACCAGGTCAGCGCGACCAAAGGCAGTTACCAGGCCAAGTACGAGAACAGCGCTCACGGCGTCGGTGCCTCCCTCACCTACCGCTTCTGA
- a CDS encoding LysR family transcriptional regulator, which translates to MDLLNAIRSFIKVVEAGSIAAGARNLGLTPAAVSQNIARLEGHLQVRLLSRTTRSMALTPAGTLYYERVRQVERDLAQAELAVTTPDSEPQGRLCIASTSAFGRHVLAPLIPAFSARYPQLSIELVMTDRRVNHAREDVDVSLRIAPQLEEHLLARHIARIPFICCASPGYLASAGVPATPEALREHRCLVFRYPVDGRFLRWGFMRDGMRFEAEFGTVLISDDIDALTQMALHDGGITRLAAFIVRPYLASGELVPLFEYSDTGQAYAQTEPMDIYLCVADRFAMTAKVRAFMDYLRECLGDSWEVQT; encoded by the coding sequence ATGGACCTGCTCAATGCCATCCGCAGCTTCATCAAGGTGGTCGAGGCTGGCAGCATCGCCGCAGGTGCGCGCAACCTGGGGTTAACCCCAGCGGCAGTGAGCCAGAACATCGCACGTCTTGAAGGGCATCTTCAGGTGCGTTTGCTTAGCCGCACCACGCGCAGCATGGCGCTAACGCCTGCTGGTACGCTTTACTACGAGCGGGTCAGGCAGGTGGAGCGTGACCTTGCCCAGGCCGAGCTGGCTGTTACCACGCCCGACAGCGAGCCCCAGGGCCGCCTGTGCATTGCATCGACATCGGCCTTTGGCCGCCATGTGCTGGCGCCCTTGATCCCGGCATTCAGTGCCCGTTATCCCCAACTTTCGATAGAGTTGGTAATGACTGATCGACGGGTCAACCATGCGCGTGAGGATGTGGATGTCAGCCTGCGCATTGCTCCGCAGTTGGAGGAACACCTGCTGGCGAGGCACATAGCCAGGATCCCGTTCATCTGCTGCGCCTCGCCGGGTTACCTGGCAAGCGCCGGCGTGCCTGCTACGCCTGAGGCCTTGCGCGAGCACCGCTGCCTGGTGTTCCGCTATCCGGTCGACGGCCGCTTCCTGCGTTGGGGCTTCATGCGCGACGGCATGCGTTTCGAGGCAGAGTTTGGCACCGTGCTGATCAGCGACGATATCGATGCCCTGACCCAGATGGCCCTTCACGATGGCGGCATCACCCGGCTGGCAGCGTTTATCGTTCGACCTTACCTGGCCTCGGGCGAACTGGTGCCCTTGTTCGAATACAGCGACACCGGCCAGGCCTATGCCCAGACCGAGCCGATGGACATCTACCTGTGTGTGGCCGATCGTTTCGCCATGACCGCGAAGGTGCGTGCCTTCATGGACTACCTGCGTGAATGCCTGGGTGACAGCTGGGAGGTCCAGACGTGA
- a CDS encoding DUF2798 domain-containing protein: MNNLSQARSRRKLRPSATPYVFAFYMSSIMALLMCFVITAANAGVNPQYLSNVLKAYQLAMPVAFVCVLMVRPMVVRLVAITVHPH, translated from the coding sequence ATGAACAACCTGTCCCAGGCCCGCAGCCGGCGCAAACTGCGCCCCAGTGCCACGCCCTACGTGTTCGCGTTTTACATGTCGTCGATCATGGCGTTGTTGATGTGCTTTGTAATCACAGCAGCCAATGCCGGCGTGAACCCGCAGTATCTGAGCAACGTGCTAAAGGCTTACCAACTGGCCATGCCGGTGGCGTTTGTCTGCGTGCTGATGGTCAGGCCGATGGTGGTGCGACTGGTGGCGATCACCGTTCACCCTCACTGA
- a CDS encoding glutathione peroxidase, protein MRAHWLTVPLLALLAATSSWAADCPALLQGSLPELRGKGQVDLCQRFAGKPLVVVNTASYCGFAPQFEGLEATYKEYHKQGLEMLGVPSNDFKQEDADSEKIAKVCYANYGVTFTMTKAQPVRGKDAIPLFSELASQSSAPKWNFYKYVVDRKGKVIGNFSSLTKPDDPDFRAAIEKAIASQP, encoded by the coding sequence ATGCGTGCACACTGGTTGACGGTGCCTCTGCTGGCCCTGCTTGCTGCCACGTCGAGCTGGGCTGCGGATTGCCCGGCCTTGTTGCAGGGCAGCCTGCCCGAACTGCGTGGCAAGGGGCAGGTGGATCTGTGCCAGCGCTTTGCCGGCAAGCCGCTGGTGGTGGTCAACACGGCGAGCTATTGCGGGTTTGCGCCGCAGTTCGAGGGGCTTGAGGCAACGTACAAGGAGTACCACAAGCAGGGCTTGGAGATGCTCGGTGTACCCTCTAATGATTTCAAGCAGGAAGACGCCGATAGCGAGAAGATCGCCAAGGTCTGCTACGCCAATTACGGGGTGACCTTCACCATGACCAAGGCTCAGCCCGTGCGTGGCAAGGATGCAATACCACTGTTCAGCGAACTGGCGAGCCAGAGCAGTGCGCCGAAGTGGAACTTCTACAAATATGTGGTGGACCGCAAGGGCAAGGTGATCGGTAATTTCTCCAGCCTGACCAAGCCGGATGATCCTGACTTCCGGGCTGCGATCGAGAAGGCTATCGCGTCGCAGCCGTAA
- a CDS encoding MFS transporter, whose protein sequence is MTSVWRTSGWVLVGAALILALSLGVRHGFGLFLGPMSADFGWGRGVFAFAIALQNLIWGLAQPFAGALADRLGAVRVVIIGGILYAAGLMFMGLADSAWSLSLSAGLLIGIGLSGTSFSVILGVVGRAVPAEKRSMAMGIASAAGSFGQFAMLPGTLGLIEWLGWSAALLVLGLVVALIVPLVGLLRDRPLPSHGAEQTLAQALREACSHSGFWLLALGFFVCGFQVVFIGVHLPAYLVDQHLTAATGTTVLALVGLFNIVGTFTAGWLGGRMSKPRLLTGLYLLRAVVIVLFLWAPVTQVSAYVFGIAMGLLWLSTVPLTNGTVATLFGVRNLSMLGGIVFLFHQVGAFLGGWLGGVVYERTGSYDLVWQISILLSLLAAALNWPVRERPVARLQAQAA, encoded by the coding sequence ATGACTTCGGTGTGGCGAACCAGCGGGTGGGTACTGGTGGGGGCAGCGCTGATTCTGGCGTTGTCCTTGGGTGTGCGGCACGGCTTTGGCCTGTTCTTAGGGCCGATGAGCGCCGACTTTGGCTGGGGGCGTGGCGTGTTTGCCTTCGCCATTGCCTTGCAGAACCTCATCTGGGGGCTGGCGCAACCGTTCGCCGGCGCCTTGGCTGACCGCCTGGGGGCGGTGCGCGTGGTGATCATCGGCGGCATCCTGTACGCCGCCGGGTTGATGTTCATGGGGCTGGCCGACTCCGCCTGGTCATTGTCGTTGAGCGCTGGCCTGCTGATTGGTATCGGCCTTTCCGGCACCTCGTTCTCGGTCATCCTGGGTGTGGTCGGGCGCGCCGTGCCGGCGGAAAAACGTAGTATGGCAATGGGTATTGCCAGTGCGGCCGGTTCGTTCGGCCAGTTCGCCATGCTGCCAGGCACGCTGGGCCTGATCGAGTGGCTGGGCTGGTCCGCCGCGTTGCTGGTACTAGGCCTGGTGGTGGCGCTGATAGTGCCCTTGGTTGGCCTTCTGCGCGACCGCCCGCTGCCCAGCCATGGCGCCGAGCAGACCCTGGCCCAGGCCTTGCGTGAAGCCTGCTCGCATTCGGGGTTCTGGTTGTTGGCGCTGGGTTTCTTCGTCTGTGGATTCCAGGTGGTGTTCATCGGTGTGCACCTGCCGGCCTACCTGGTTGACCAGCACCTTACTGCCGCCACGGGCACCACGGTGCTGGCACTGGTCGGCCTGTTCAACATCGTCGGCACCTTCACTGCGGGTTGGCTGGGCGGGCGCATGTCCAAGCCGCGGCTGCTCACCGGGCTCTATCTGTTGCGCGCGGTGGTGATCGTGCTGTTCCTGTGGGCGCCTGTGACCCAGGTCAGTGCCTATGTGTTCGGCATCGCCATGGGCTTGCTGTGGCTTTCCACCGTGCCGCTGACCAACGGCACGGTGGCGACGCTCTTCGGCGTGCGCAACCTGTCGATGCTGGGCGGTATCGTGTTCCTCTTCCACCAGGTTGGCGCCTTCCTGGGTGGCTGGTTGGGTGGGGTGGTGTATGAGCGTACGGGCAGCTACGACCTGGTCTGGCAGATCTCGATCCTGCTCAGCCTGCTGGCTGCTGCCCTCAACTGGCCGGTGCGTGAACGCCCGGTCGCCCGCCTGCAGGCCCAGGCCGCATGA
- a CDS encoding MarR family winged helix-turn-helix transcriptional regulator — protein sequence MLTSECICTHLRRAARGVSRHYDEALVGFGINVAQFSLLRHLQRLDRPSITTLAEAMGLERSTLGRNLRVLEAEGLVALAGGDDQRNRVVLLTEAGKALLQAAYPAWEQAQRLLVERLGAGQRDELVRLLEQLA from the coding sequence ATGTTGACCAGCGAATGCATCTGCACCCATCTACGCCGTGCCGCCCGTGGGGTGAGCCGGCATTATGACGAGGCCCTTGTCGGCTTCGGCATCAATGTCGCCCAGTTTTCCCTGTTGCGGCACTTGCAGCGGCTCGACCGCCCCAGCATCACCACCTTGGCCGAAGCCATGGGCCTGGAACGCAGTACCTTGGGGCGCAACCTGCGGGTGCTGGAAGCCGAAGGCCTGGTGGCCTTGGCTGGCGGTGACGACCAGCGCAACCGCGTGGTGCTGCTGACCGAGGCAGGCAAAGCGCTGCTGCAAGCGGCTTACCCTGCATGGGAGCAGGCCCAGAGGCTGCTGGTCGAGCGTTTGGGTGCGGGGCAGCGCGATGAGTTGGTGCGTCTGCTGGAGCAACTGGCCTGA
- a CDS encoding adenosylcobinamide-GDP ribazoletransferase yields MLPFWIALQFLSSLPVRLPGMPEPQQVGRSLLCYPLVGLLFGLLLWLASHLMHGTPTALHAALLLTLWVLLSGALHLDGLADSADAWLGGFGDRERTLRIMKDPRSGPIAVVTLVLVLLLKFCALWVLVERGVGVELVLAPVVGRAAMLGLFLCTPYVRAGGLGQALAEHLPRSAAQWVLLGSTALCIAVGGWSATWVLVAAGGVFAWLRHIMCRRLDGTTGDTAGAMLELLELTVVVGLALGL; encoded by the coding sequence ATGCTGCCGTTCTGGATTGCCCTGCAGTTTCTAAGCAGCCTGCCGGTGCGCTTGCCGGGCATGCCGGAACCGCAGCAAGTAGGCCGCTCGCTGTTGTGCTACCCACTGGTGGGGCTGCTGTTCGGCCTGCTGCTGTGGCTGGCCAGCCATCTGATGCACGGTACGCCCACGGCCCTGCATGCGGCGTTGCTGCTGACCCTGTGGGTGTTGCTCAGCGGCGCCCTGCACCTGGACGGGCTGGCCGACAGCGCCGATGCCTGGCTCGGTGGCTTCGGCGACCGTGAGCGCACGCTGCGGATCATGAAGGACCCGCGCAGTGGGCCGATTGCCGTGGTGACCTTGGTGCTGGTGTTGTTGCTGAAGTTCTGTGCCTTGTGGGTGCTGGTCGAGCGTGGCGTGGGTGTTGAACTGGTGCTGGCGCCGGTGGTTGGACGGGCTGCGATGCTTGGCCTGTTCCTCTGTACGCCTTATGTAAGGGCCGGTGGCTTGGGGCAGGCACTGGCCGAGCATCTGCCACGGTCTGCTGCCCAGTGGGTATTGCTTGGTAGCACCGCCTTGTGTATTGCAGTTGGCGGTTGGAGCGCGACTTGGGTGCTGGTGGCAGCCGGGGGCGTGTTCGCCTGGTTAAGGCACATTATGTGCCGACGTTTGGATGGAACAACCGGTGACACCGCTGGAGCGATGCTGGAGTTGTTGGAGCTGACGGTGGTGGTGGGGTTGGCATTAGGCCTATGA
- the cobC gene encoding alpha-ribazole phosphatase family protein, which yields MILDLLRHGETEQGGLRGSLDDALTEKGWAQMRGAVAEAGPWEVLVSSPLQRCARFADELGARLHVPVQREAALQELHFGDWEGRSAAQIMEDQADALGRFWADPYGYTPPNGEPVSAFAERVLAGVERLGQQHAGKRVLLVTHGGVMRLLLARARGLPREQLLQVEVAHGALVRLVLRDDGQLGEAH from the coding sequence ATGATCCTTGACCTGTTGCGCCACGGCGAAACGGAGCAGGGCGGGCTGCGTGGCAGCCTTGACGATGCCCTGACTGAAAAAGGCTGGGCGCAAATGCGTGGCGCCGTCGCCGAGGCCGGCCCATGGGAGGTGCTGGTCAGTTCGCCGTTGCAGCGCTGTGCACGTTTTGCCGACGAACTAGGGGCAAGGCTGCACGTGCCAGTACAGCGTGAGGCCGCCCTGCAAGAGCTGCACTTCGGTGACTGGGAAGGCCGCAGTGCGGCGCAGATCATGGAAGACCAGGCTGACGCCTTGGGGCGCTTCTGGGCCGATCCTTACGGCTATACGCCGCCCAACGGTGAACCGGTCAGTGCGTTCGCCGAACGTGTTCTGGCTGGCGTCGAGCGCCTGGGCCAGCAACATGCCGGCAAGCGCGTGCTGCTGGTCACTCACGGCGGGGTGATGCGCCTGCTGTTGGCCCGTGCACGTGGCCTGCCCAGGGAGCAATTGCTCCAGGTGGAAGTTGCCCACGGTGCTCTGGTGCGCCTGGTGCTGCGTGACGACGGCCAATTGGGCGAGGCGCACTGA
- the cobT gene encoding nicotinate-nucleotide--dimethylbenzimidazole phosphoribosyltransferase: MTQAWWRDACQPLDNAAMDQARARQQQLTKPAGSLGQLEGLAVHLAGLQGRERPVVDQLAITIFAGDHGVVEEGISAYPQAVTGQMLRNFVGGGAAISVLARQLQASLEVVDLGTIDLALALPGVRHLRLGAGTANFARQPAMTERQLQAALQAGRDSAQRAAEQGAQLFIGGEMGIGNTTAAAALASTLLGCPARELSGPGTGLDNAGVRHKAEVIERALIVHGLRADDPLQALACVGGFEIAALVGAYIACAQQGVAVLVDGFICTVAALVAVRLNPQSRAWLLFAHQGAEPGHKALLEALQAEPLLALGLRLGEGSGAALAVPLLRQACALHGQMATFAEAAVADRPA; the protein is encoded by the coding sequence ATGACTCAAGCCTGGTGGCGTGACGCCTGCCAACCTCTCGACAACGCCGCCATGGACCAGGCCCGCGCCCGTCAGCAACAGCTGACCAAACCTGCAGGTTCGCTCGGCCAGCTGGAAGGCCTGGCCGTGCACCTGGCGGGCCTGCAAGGCCGTGAGCGGCCCGTGGTGGACCAACTGGCGATCACAATTTTCGCCGGTGACCACGGCGTGGTTGAGGAGGGCATTTCGGCCTACCCGCAAGCCGTGACCGGGCAAATGCTGCGCAACTTTGTGGGTGGCGGTGCGGCGATTAGCGTGCTGGCGCGGCAGCTGCAAGCCAGCCTTGAAGTGGTTGACCTCGGCACCATTGACCTTGCTCTGGCGCTGCCTGGCGTGCGGCATCTACGCCTGGGCGCCGGCACCGCCAACTTCGCCCGCCAGCCGGCGATGACCGAGCGCCAACTGCAGGCCGCCTTGCAGGCCGGCCGTGACAGCGCCCAGAGGGCTGCCGAACAGGGTGCGCAGTTGTTCATCGGTGGCGAGATGGGCATCGGTAACACCACCGCTGCCGCCGCGTTGGCCAGCACCCTGCTGGGCTGCCCGGCCCGTGAGTTGAGCGGCCCTGGCACTGGCCTGGACAACGCCGGTGTGCGGCACAAGGCTGAAGTCATCGAGCGTGCGCTGATCGTGCATGGCCTGCGTGCTGACGACCCGTTGCAGGCGCTGGCGTGCGTCGGTGGTTTCGAGATCGCCGCCCTGGTTGGTGCTTACATCGCGTGTGCGCAACAGGGTGTCGCGGTGCTGGTGGACGGTTTCATCTGCACTGTCGCCGCGCTGGTGGCCGTGCGCCTCAATCCGCAGAGCCGGGCATGGTTGCTGTTTGCCCACCAGGGCGCCGAGCCTGGGCACAAGGCCCTGCTCGAAGCGCTGCAAGCCGAGCCGTTGCTGGCGCTGGGCCTGCGCCTGGGCGAGGGCAGCGGTGCCGCCCTGGCGGTCCCGCTGTTGCGCCAGGCCTGCGCACTGCACGGGCAGATGGCGACGTTTGCCGAAGCCGCAGTGGCGGACCGCCCGGCATGA
- the cobU gene encoding bifunctional adenosylcobinamide kinase/adenosylcobinamide-phosphate guanylyltransferase, with the protein MRNLILGGARSGKSRLAEQLASDSGLPVTYIATSEPLDGEMNERVRLHRQRRPAEWGLIEEPLALATVLRREAAEGRCLLVDCLTLWLTNLLMLDNEQRLAEERDALLDCLEQLPGTVILVSNETGLGVVPMGELTRRYVDQAGWLHQAVAVRCQRVVLTVAGLPLMLKGPAL; encoded by the coding sequence ATGCGCAACCTGATCCTCGGAGGCGCTCGCTCCGGCAAGAGCCGCCTGGCCGAACAGTTGGCCAGCGACAGCGGCCTGCCCGTGACCTACATCGCCACCAGCGAGCCGCTGGACGGTGAAATGAACGAACGCGTGCGCCTGCATCGTCAGCGCCGGCCCGCTGAGTGGGGGCTTATCGAAGAACCTCTGGCGCTGGCCACGGTGCTGCGCCGCGAAGCCGCCGAAGGGCGCTGCCTGTTGGTGGATTGCCTGACCCTGTGGCTGACCAACCTGTTGATGCTCGATAACGAGCAGCGCCTGGCCGAGGAGCGCGATGCGCTGCTCGACTGCCTTGAGCAGTTGCCGGGCACCGTTATCCTGGTCAGTAACGAAACCGGCTTGGGCGTGGTACCCATGGGTGAACTGACCCGGCGCTATGTTGACCAGGCCGGCTGGTTGCACCAGGCCGTGGCCGTACGCTGTCAGCGTGTGGTGCTGACCGTGGCTGGCCTGCCCCTTATGCTCAAAGGACCTGCACTATGA